The following proteins are co-located in the Quadrisphaera sp. RL12-1S genome:
- a CDS encoding NAD(P)/FAD-dependent oxidoreductase: MEGVPASAQVVVVGGGAIGLAAADELARAGADVVVLERDRLGSGSSAKPFGGVRATFSDPGNIALGLRGLERYADLHERTPGGIGLRRVGYLFCARSEAEAAALEASTALQRSMGAVADVVSPARASELNPHLDPSALLSASFSPQDGYAQPSLAVASWAASARGLGARVLEGVEVLDVETSPLGDPHVTGVVTSAGTVRCEHLVVAAGAWSASVGRMAGVDLPVEPVRRQIAFADAPAGPRPATGELPFTLDLSTTFYVHGSPDGLLLGISDPAQVPGFGRDYDTSWVPAFEAAAAVVAPSLVGLPLRGGWAGLYENTPDHNALIGRVRELGGLVVATGFSGHGFLQAPAVGEVVRDLVLEREPALDVSGFSPERFAPASAAPLLQEVHII, encoded by the coding sequence GTGGAAGGGGTCCCCGCATCGGCTCAGGTGGTCGTCGTCGGAGGCGGCGCGATAGGGCTGGCCGCGGCCGACGAACTCGCCCGCGCGGGCGCCGACGTCGTCGTCCTCGAGCGCGACCGGCTCGGTTCCGGCTCCTCCGCCAAGCCCTTCGGGGGCGTGCGCGCCACCTTCTCCGACCCCGGCAACATCGCCCTCGGGCTGCGTGGGCTGGAGAGGTACGCCGACCTGCACGAGCGCACGCCCGGTGGCATCGGCCTGCGGCGCGTCGGCTACCTGTTCTGCGCGCGCTCCGAGGCCGAGGCGGCGGCGCTGGAGGCCAGCACGGCGCTGCAGCGCTCGATGGGCGCCGTCGCCGACGTGGTCAGCCCCGCGCGCGCGAGCGAGCTCAACCCCCACCTGGACCCGTCCGCGCTGCTCAGCGCTTCCTTCTCCCCGCAGGACGGCTACGCGCAGCCCTCGCTCGCCGTCGCGTCCTGGGCCGCCAGCGCTCGCGGGCTCGGCGCGCGGGTGCTGGAGGGCGTGGAGGTGCTCGACGTCGAGACCTCGCCGCTCGGCGACCCGCACGTCACCGGCGTGGTGACGTCCGCGGGGACCGTCCGCTGCGAGCACCTCGTGGTGGCCGCCGGCGCGTGGTCGGCGAGCGTCGGGCGGATGGCCGGGGTGGACCTGCCGGTGGAGCCGGTGCGGCGCCAGATCGCCTTCGCCGACGCGCCCGCCGGGCCCCGCCCCGCCACTGGCGAGCTGCCGTTCACGCTGGACCTCTCGACCACCTTCTACGTGCACGGCTCCCCGGACGGGCTGCTGCTGGGCATCTCCGACCCCGCCCAGGTCCCCGGCTTCGGCCGCGACTACGACACCTCCTGGGTGCCCGCCTTCGAGGCCGCGGCCGCCGTCGTCGCCCCGTCGCTGGTGGGCCTGCCGCTGCGGGGTGGCTGGGCGGGCCTCTACGAGAACACCCCCGACCACAACGCCCTCATCGGCCGCGTGCGCGAGCTGGGCGGCCTCGTGGTGGCCACGGGCTTCTCGGGCCACGGGTTCCTGCAGGCGCCGGCGGTCGGGGAGGTGGTGCGCGACCTCGTGCTGGAGCGCGAACCGGCGCTCGACGTGTCCGGGTTCTCCCCGGAGCGCTTCGCGCCGGCGTCGGCGGCCCCCCTGCTGCAGGAGGTGCACATCATCTGA
- a CDS encoding LysR family transcriptional regulator, producing the protein MEQLRTLAALADGGTMAAAATELGYTPGAVSQQMTALAAAAGRPLLVRVGRRVELTDDGQLLLAGAREVLAADERARSALAAPRADRRAVVTLGVFGSAASAGFGPTTALLRERAPWVDVRAVEVDVERALEAVVPGPGRSPLDVSLGLDHPDSPSPPVAGVAVVPLLEEQYAVVGAVGSLPTGTEALRAALNEADWVLPPLDTAFGRAARTACARAGVAPLVRHTVTDTAVSLALAESGAGLTLATPLMLALRPTRCDTAPVPDPSGGAQRRVVALVRATAAQREAVRLVLDALHDTFSRLRP; encoded by the coding sequence TTGGAGCAGTTGCGCACGCTCGCGGCGCTCGCGGACGGCGGCACCATGGCCGCCGCAGCCACGGAGCTGGGATACACACCGGGCGCGGTGTCGCAGCAGATGACGGCGCTCGCCGCCGCCGCAGGACGGCCGCTGCTCGTGCGCGTCGGGCGCCGCGTGGAGCTCACGGACGACGGCCAGCTGCTGCTCGCCGGTGCCCGCGAGGTGCTCGCCGCCGACGAGCGCGCCCGCTCGGCGCTGGCCGCGCCGCGCGCCGACCGCCGCGCCGTGGTGACCCTGGGGGTGTTCGGCTCGGCCGCGAGCGCCGGGTTCGGGCCCACCACCGCGCTGCTGCGCGAGCGGGCGCCGTGGGTGGACGTGCGGGCTGTCGAGGTGGACGTCGAGCGGGCGCTCGAGGCGGTGGTCCCGGGCCCGGGGCGCTCCCCCCTCGACGTCTCGCTGGGCCTGGACCACCCCGACTCGCCGTCCCCTCCGGTCGCGGGGGTGGCGGTGGTGCCGCTGCTGGAGGAGCAGTACGCGGTGGTCGGGGCCGTCGGGTCGCTGCCGACCGGGACGGAGGCGCTGCGCGCCGCGCTCAACGAGGCCGACTGGGTGCTGCCTCCGCTGGACACGGCCTTCGGGAGGGCTGCGCGCACCGCCTGCGCCCGGGCGGGGGTGGCGCCCTTGGTGCGCCACACCGTGACCGACACGGCGGTGTCGCTGGCGCTGGCCGAGTCAGGCGCGGGCCTGACCCTCGCGACCCCGCTCATGCTGGCGCTGCGCCCCACGCGGTGCGACACCGCGCCGGTGCCAGACCCCTCCGGCGGCGCGCAGCGCCGGGTGGTGGCGCTCGTGCGCGCCACGGCCGCCCAGCGGGAGGCGGTGCGGCTGGTGCTCGACGCCCTCCACGACACCTTCTCCCGCCTCCGCCCGTGA
- a CDS encoding DUF1810 domain-containing protein, producing MAPAPTSDPFDLQRFLDAQAGGTYEAALAELRAGRKRGHWIWFVLPQLRGLGLSPTSQHYGVSGLGEARAYLDHPVLGPRLRQCFEVLAGLDEPDPVRVLGGVDAVKVRSSATLFALAAPEEPVFARVLERWYDGRPDEGTTSRL from the coding sequence GTGGCCCCTGCGCCGACCAGCGACCCGTTCGACCTCCAGCGCTTCCTCGACGCCCAGGCGGGCGGCACCTACGAGGCGGCGCTCGCGGAGCTGCGCGCGGGCCGCAAGCGCGGGCACTGGATCTGGTTCGTGCTGCCGCAGCTGCGCGGCCTGGGGCTGAGCCCCACCAGCCAGCACTACGGCGTCAGCGGCCTGGGGGAGGCCCGGGCCTACCTCGACCACCCGGTGCTGGGTCCCCGCCTGCGGCAGTGCTTCGAGGTGCTCGCCGGCCTGGACGAGCCCGACCCCGTGCGGGTGCTGGGTGGCGTCGACGCCGTGAAGGTCCGCTCCAGCGCCACGCTGTTCGCGCTCGCAGCACCTGAGGAGCCCGTGTTCGCCCGCGTCCTGGAGCGCTGGTACGACGGCCGTCCGGACGAGGGCACCACCTCGCGACTGTGA
- a CDS encoding ABC transporter substrate-binding protein: MSLLRRSPSPSPASGSTSDLARAAALSRRQLLRAGVLLGGAAATAGSLAACGSGGGGEALAAPSGDPTSALQGKTLKLMVNQPHVVAFRDLLAPEFAKQFGGTLEVTAIPYDQLTSKQILDVQGGAGEFDVFDYFYFGLGALVDAGALVDLTSYIGGDADIKTDDFLPSIYDVYSKIDDKRYGLPFDGDTHVLYYNVALLEQYGQQPPKTWDEYDAVTKAITQAGGGKVYGAAVLGQQVPMILGCSFVNRLAGYGGTLVDAEGRPTLTSDAAKASLQHLLDVQPYALPTPLQVGFDESNSAFLQGTAAMIDTWTDLGLRANDPANSKIVNGWGVVPLPVGGSNTTPRTALNAGFGLGVSTASKEREAAAAFVAWATDSTRNLELASHGGSGIDPNRTSVLDSPGYAEASAPATEVIATGLRGNPLPWPTDAQSPKRMQDLVDQLALALSGSQDVETSLSKAQAAWEKSA, from the coding sequence GTGTCCTTGCTCCGCCGCTCCCCCTCGCCGTCCCCTGCGTCCGGCTCCACCTCCGACCTGGCGCGAGCTGCTGCGCTGTCGCGTCGCCAGCTGCTGCGCGCCGGCGTGCTGCTCGGCGGGGCCGCCGCCACCGCCGGGTCGCTGGCCGCCTGCGGCTCCGGTGGCGGCGGCGAGGCGCTCGCCGCGCCCAGCGGAGACCCGACCAGCGCCCTGCAGGGCAAGACGCTGAAGCTCATGGTCAACCAGCCGCACGTGGTGGCCTTCCGCGACCTCCTGGCGCCGGAGTTCGCGAAGCAGTTCGGCGGGACGCTGGAGGTCACGGCCATCCCGTACGACCAGCTGACGAGCAAGCAGATCCTCGACGTGCAGGGCGGGGCGGGCGAGTTCGACGTCTTCGACTACTTCTACTTCGGCCTCGGCGCCCTCGTCGACGCCGGCGCCCTCGTCGACCTCACCAGCTACATCGGCGGGGACGCGGACATCAAGACCGACGACTTCCTGCCGTCGATCTACGACGTCTACAGCAAGATCGACGACAAGCGCTACGGCCTGCCGTTCGACGGCGACACCCACGTCCTCTACTACAACGTGGCCCTGCTGGAGCAGTACGGCCAGCAGCCGCCGAAGACCTGGGACGAGTACGACGCCGTGACCAAGGCGATCACGCAGGCCGGCGGCGGGAAGGTCTACGGCGCCGCGGTGCTGGGCCAGCAGGTGCCGATGATCCTGGGCTGCTCGTTCGTCAACCGCCTCGCCGGCTACGGCGGCACGCTCGTGGACGCCGAGGGCAGGCCCACGCTGACCTCCGACGCCGCCAAGGCGTCCCTGCAGCACCTCCTCGACGTGCAGCCCTACGCGCTGCCGACGCCGCTGCAGGTGGGCTTCGACGAGTCCAACAGCGCCTTCCTCCAGGGCACCGCCGCGATGATCGACACCTGGACGGACCTGGGCCTGCGCGCCAACGACCCGGCCAACTCGAAGATCGTCAACGGGTGGGGCGTGGTGCCGCTGCCCGTCGGCGGCTCCAACACCACGCCGCGCACCGCCCTCAACGCCGGCTTCGGCCTGGGCGTGTCCACCGCGAGCAAGGAGCGCGAGGCCGCCGCAGCGTTCGTGGCCTGGGCGACGGACAGCACCCGCAACCTCGAGCTCGCCAGCCACGGCGGCTCGGGCATCGACCCCAACCGCACCAGCGTGCTCGACTCGCCCGGGTACGCCGAGGCCAGCGCACCGGCCACCGAGGTCATCGCCACCGGGCTGCGCGGAAACCCTCTGCCGTGGCCCACCGACGCCCAGTCGCCCAAGCGCATGCAGGACCTCGTCGACCAGCTGGCCCTGGCGCTGTCCGGCTCGCAGGACGTCGAGACGTCGCTGTCCAAGGCGCAGGCGGCCTGGGAGAAGAGCGCGTGA
- a CDS encoding carbohydrate ABC transporter permease, whose translation MSTSAPAAAPAVRHVPRWLSLPPLVAIAVLLVYPTVFVVAASFTRTTLARPLQEWTGFTNLTSALQAEAFAGSLVRTVVFAVSAAVLATAVGTAVALLLRARGGGFGVLGTLLLLPLVTPPVMVGVAWKLLLAPAGGALTSTISSLAGTPVNPLGSSSTALGTLVLIHVWQWTPLVVLLVFASLLGVPDELLEAAALDGAGALRTFTAVTWPVVAPTVLSVLFLELVVGFKVFDLVAVVTSGGPGLSTVVASFEVFRTGLRGDYDVGTAAAMTLVLGLLVGVVTAGVSALRTRAARAES comes from the coding sequence GTGAGCACCAGCGCCCCCGCCGCCGCCCCCGCGGTGCGCCACGTCCCGCGGTGGCTCTCGCTGCCGCCGCTGGTGGCCATCGCCGTCCTGCTCGTCTACCCGACGGTGTTCGTGGTCGCGGCGAGCTTCACCAGGACGACGCTGGCCCGCCCCCTGCAGGAGTGGACGGGTTTCACCAACCTCACCTCGGCACTGCAGGCGGAGGCCTTCGCGGGCTCGCTCGTGCGCACGGTCGTGTTCGCGGTGAGCGCCGCGGTGCTAGCGACGGCCGTCGGCACAGCGGTGGCGCTGCTGCTGCGCGCCCGCGGTGGCGGGTTCGGGGTCCTCGGCACGCTGCTGCTCCTGCCGCTCGTCACCCCGCCGGTCATGGTGGGCGTGGCGTGGAAGCTGCTCCTGGCCCCGGCCGGCGGTGCGCTCACCAGCACCATCAGCTCCCTCGCCGGGACGCCGGTGAACCCGCTCGGCTCGTCGAGCACGGCGCTGGGCACGCTCGTCCTCATCCACGTGTGGCAGTGGACGCCGCTGGTGGTGCTGCTCGTCTTCGCGTCCCTGCTGGGCGTGCCGGACGAGCTGCTCGAGGCCGCCGCGCTCGACGGCGCGGGCGCGCTGCGCACGTTCACCGCGGTGACCTGGCCGGTGGTGGCGCCGACGGTCCTGTCGGTGCTGTTCCTGGAGCTGGTGGTGGGCTTCAAGGTGTTCGACCTCGTCGCGGTGGTCACCTCCGGCGGTCCGGGCCTGTCGACGGTCGTGGCGAGCTTCGAGGTGTTCCGCACCGGGCTCCGGGGCGACTACGACGTCGGCACCGCCGCCGCCATGACCCTCGTGCTGGGCCTGCTGGTGGGCGTGGTCACCGCCGGCGTCTCGGCGCTGCGCACCCGCGCCGCGAGGGCCGAGTCGTGA
- a CDS encoding carbohydrate ABC transporter permease, with amino-acid sequence MTTSATTATTTTSAAELEQLRRARPRGPHRRSPLAQVGVRLALVLVAVVALAPVAFLVSLSVRSTDDVLTGSWLPGSVADLAWGNWTAAFRTIPLAHMLANSWLVALGSALVTAVVAVPGAYVTARAGRSGARLGAALLAGYCAPPVVAVLPLFFLLKEVGLTNSVVGLALVNGLANAPVAVWLLDSFVRRVPVELEEAAWLDGLSVAGGLRRIVLPLVAPGLVAALLVCTFLAYGEFLFAVSFAQTTASQPLTVGLSLFQGDRTVQFGQQAAAALVGVVPVYVLAVVAQRWLVGGLSQGALK; translated from the coding sequence GTGACCACCTCAGCCACGACAGCCACCACGACGACGAGCGCTGCGGAGCTGGAGCAGCTGCGCCGCGCACGGCCGCGCGGGCCGCACCGCCGGTCGCCGCTGGCGCAGGTCGGCGTGCGCCTGGCGCTGGTCCTCGTCGCCGTCGTCGCCCTGGCACCGGTGGCGTTCCTCGTGTCGCTGTCGGTGCGCTCCACCGACGACGTCCTCACTGGGTCCTGGCTGCCCGGCAGCGTCGCCGACCTCGCCTGGGGCAACTGGACGGCCGCGTTCCGCACCATCCCGCTGGCGCACATGCTCGCCAACTCCTGGCTGGTCGCGCTCGGGTCGGCGCTGGTCACGGCCGTCGTCGCGGTGCCGGGCGCCTACGTCACCGCCCGTGCCGGCAGGAGCGGCGCCCGCCTGGGCGCGGCGCTGCTCGCGGGGTACTGCGCTCCGCCCGTCGTCGCCGTCCTGCCGCTGTTCTTCCTGCTGAAGGAGGTCGGCCTCACCAACAGCGTGGTCGGCCTGGCCCTGGTCAACGGCCTGGCCAACGCGCCGGTGGCCGTGTGGCTGCTCGACTCCTTCGTCCGCCGCGTCCCGGTGGAGCTGGAGGAGGCCGCCTGGCTCGACGGCCTGTCCGTGGCCGGGGGCCTGCGCCGCATCGTGCTGCCGCTCGTCGCGCCCGGGCTCGTGGCGGCGCTGCTGGTGTGCACCTTCCTGGCCTACGGGGAGTTCCTCTTCGCCGTCTCGTTCGCGCAGACCACCGCCAGCCAGCCGCTGACCGTGGGCCTGTCGCTCTTCCAGGGCGACCGCACCGTGCAGTTCGGCCAGCAGGCCGCTGCCGCACTGGTGGGCGTCGTCCCCGTGTACGTGCTCGCCGTCGTCGCCCAGCGCTGGCTGGTCGGCGGCCTGTCGCAAGGAGCCCTCAAGTGA
- a CDS encoding LLM class flavin-dependent oxidoreductase: MTCVAHQSPGLWRVPGDQSHRYNDLSYWTDLAKLLDRGGFDVLFIADVLGVYDVYKGGPETALTEGTQVPVGDPLLAVSAMGAVTERLGFALTVSLTYEKPYALARDFATLDHYTQGRVGWNVVTSYLESAAKNLGLDTQVEHDQRYELAEEFLDVTYQLWEGSWEDDAVVRDAARGVYTDPARVHPVEHHGHYYDVPGIALTEPSPQRTPFVFQAGASPRGVRFAARHAEAVFNTASRPEVMRPQVDALRAEAAKAGRDPRSIKVFSLLTVITGATDEEAWAKYSDLKSYVSYDGALTLYAGWSGLDLSTYPPDEPLEYAETQAVRSAVAAFSTADPDRQWTPRDIAAWVGIGGMGVVVVGGPQTVADELERWVREADVDGFNLAYATTPGTFEDVVEHVVPELRRRGLVPTQEERDALPAGTTLREAVYGVGNKRIAEDHPAAAHRRALQAKAAARAAAEDPSSTPPSATIKEVAPR, encoded by the coding sequence ATGACGTGCGTAGCGCACCAGTCACCCGGCCTGTGGCGGGTGCCCGGCGACCAGTCCCACCGCTACAACGACCTGTCGTACTGGACCGACCTCGCGAAGCTGCTCGACCGGGGCGGCTTCGACGTCCTCTTCATCGCCGACGTCCTCGGCGTCTACGACGTCTACAAGGGCGGCCCGGAGACGGCGCTCACCGAGGGCACCCAGGTGCCCGTGGGCGACCCGCTGCTCGCGGTCTCGGCGATGGGCGCGGTCACCGAGCGCCTCGGGTTCGCCCTGACGGTGTCGCTGACGTACGAGAAGCCCTACGCGCTCGCCCGCGACTTCGCCACGCTCGACCACTACACGCAGGGCCGCGTCGGCTGGAACGTCGTGACCTCCTACCTGGAGAGCGCGGCGAAGAACCTCGGCCTGGACACGCAGGTCGAGCACGACCAGCGCTACGAGCTCGCCGAGGAGTTCCTCGACGTCACCTACCAGCTGTGGGAGGGCTCCTGGGAGGACGACGCCGTGGTGCGCGACGCCGCGCGCGGCGTCTACACCGACCCGGCGCGCGTCCACCCGGTCGAGCACCACGGCCACTACTACGACGTGCCCGGCATCGCGCTGACGGAGCCGAGCCCCCAGCGCACGCCGTTCGTCTTCCAGGCCGGCGCGTCCCCGCGGGGCGTGCGGTTCGCCGCCCGGCACGCCGAGGCCGTCTTCAACACCGCCAGCCGGCCCGAGGTCATGCGGCCCCAGGTCGACGCGCTGCGCGCCGAGGCGGCGAAGGCGGGCCGCGACCCGCGCAGCATCAAGGTGTTCTCGCTGCTCACCGTCATCACGGGCGCCACCGACGAGGAGGCGTGGGCGAAGTACTCCGACCTCAAGAGCTACGTCTCCTACGACGGCGCGCTGACCCTGTACGCCGGCTGGAGCGGGCTGGACCTGTCCACGTACCCGCCGGACGAGCCGCTGGAGTACGCCGAGACCCAGGCCGTGCGCTCGGCGGTGGCTGCCTTCTCCACCGCTGACCCGGACCGGCAGTGGACCCCGCGCGACATCGCCGCGTGGGTGGGCATCGGCGGCATGGGCGTGGTCGTCGTCGGCGGCCCGCAGACGGTCGCGGACGAGCTGGAGCGCTGGGTGCGCGAGGCCGACGTCGACGGCTTCAACCTCGCCTACGCCACCACCCCGGGCACCTTCGAGGACGTCGTCGAGCACGTCGTCCCCGAGCTGCGCCGCCGAGGCCTCGTCCCCACCCAGGAGGAGAGGGACGCGCTGCCGGCCGGCACCACGCTGCGCGAGGCCGTCTACGGCGTCGGCAACAAGCGCATCGCCGAGGACCACCCGGCGGCCGCGCACCGCCGCGCCCTGCAGGCGAAGGCCGCCGCCCGCGCCGCCGCCGAGGACCCCTCCTCCACTCCCCCTTCCGCGACGATCAAGGAAGTTGCACCCCGATGA
- a CDS encoding acyl-CoA dehydrogenase family protein encodes MSTDWALAARDAAAKLAVDALERDRANAEPLAEAQLLREHRLPGLLLPVEVAGGGGTWADALRAVREVAVADGSIAQLLGYHYVNQANLEWVADAATRECWQRRSGAAQWLWGDAVNPVDPDLTLTPSSGGGYRLSGRKSFATGASSGDAVVVSGQDSETGRAVLVVVERGTAGVQPGGDWDNLGQRLSASGSVTFTDVEVPVENVLGFLDGDAATPRASLVTPAIQAVFGNFYVGVVRGALQTAAEYTRTTSRAWLLSDSPSAAQDPYVLATYGRLVARLRAAEALADQAGQALAAADAAGEALTWDERGELAELIAALKVVSSDLAVEATSAVFEVTGARATSNRVGLDRFWRNVRTHTLHDPVQYKAREVGDHFLNGTHPEFTLYT; translated from the coding sequence ATGAGCACGGACTGGGCCCTCGCCGCCCGCGACGCCGCTGCCAAGCTCGCCGTCGACGCCCTCGAGCGCGACCGCGCCAACGCCGAGCCGCTCGCCGAGGCGCAGCTGCTGCGCGAGCACCGCCTGCCCGGCCTGCTGCTGCCCGTCGAGGTGGCAGGGGGCGGCGGCACCTGGGCGGACGCGCTGCGCGCCGTGCGCGAGGTGGCCGTGGCCGACGGCTCCATCGCTCAGCTGCTCGGCTACCACTACGTCAACCAGGCCAACCTCGAGTGGGTCGCCGACGCCGCCACCCGCGAGTGCTGGCAGCGGCGCTCCGGCGCCGCGCAGTGGCTGTGGGGCGACGCGGTCAACCCCGTCGACCCGGACCTCACCCTCACCCCCTCGAGTGGGGGCGGCTACCGGCTGTCCGGCCGCAAGAGCTTCGCCACCGGCGCGAGCAGCGGCGACGCCGTCGTGGTGTCCGGCCAGGACTCCGAGACCGGTCGTGCGGTGCTCGTCGTCGTCGAGCGCGGGACGGCGGGCGTGCAGCCCGGCGGCGACTGGGACAACCTCGGCCAGCGCCTGTCGGCGTCCGGCAGCGTCACCTTCACCGACGTGGAGGTGCCCGTTGAGAACGTGCTCGGGTTCCTCGACGGCGACGCCGCCACCCCCCGCGCCTCGCTGGTGACCCCGGCCATCCAGGCGGTGTTCGGGAACTTCTACGTGGGCGTGGTCCGCGGCGCCCTGCAGACGGCGGCGGAGTACACGAGGACGACGTCGAGGGCGTGGCTGCTGTCGGACTCCCCCAGCGCCGCGCAGGACCCGTACGTGCTGGCCACCTACGGCCGGCTGGTGGCGCGGCTGCGCGCTGCCGAGGCCCTGGCCGACCAGGCCGGGCAGGCGCTGGCCGCGGCGGACGCCGCCGGTGAGGCCCTCACCTGGGACGAGCGAGGCGAGCTGGCTGAGCTCATCGCCGCCCTCAAGGTCGTCTCCTCCGACCTGGCGGTGGAGGCGACGTCGGCGGTGTTCGAGGTGACGGGCGCCCGGGCGACGAGCAACCGGGTGGGCCTGGACCGGTTCTGGCGCAACGTGCGCACCCACACCCTGCACGACCCGGTGCAGTACAAGGCGCGCGAGGTGGGGGACCACTTCCTCAACGGCACCCACCCGGAGTTCACGCTCTACACCTGA
- a CDS encoding serine hydrolase domain-containing protein has product MSTSPQTSALPASAPSAQGVDARGVLAVVDALEAHPHVDPHSLVVVRHGHVVARGWWAPYTAEQPHLLYSLSKSFTATALGMAVADGLLSLDDRLVEVLPGLAGAATSERSRSLTLRHLVGMGSGHLTETWDRAQAADPDEPLRGFLGLEPEREPGTVFAYNQPCTYAVAAAVQHVRGETLLEHLRPRLFEPLGVAGAERFGWQQHPEGRDLGFTGLHATTDAVAALGVLLLQRGRWGGEQLLPAEWVEQASRAHLPTPHEPAPDWRQGYGFQLWRSRHGFRGDGAYGQFMLVLPEHDAVVAITSDTPDMQAVLDAVWTHLLPALDDDGRGDAAADDELAQRLAALALPPAEGVAEPADGRRWDGLVLTPSEVLRPGDAALRDVRVERRDDGWWLAVRESAAPAGDGAVATGQQVGAGWCFEVPVVGGEWRLLDAPVPGDLGRVGGGVGGGAVPLAVSGGWVEAADGAESLQVEVRFLQTPHRLVVSGEAASASLRARWVTPPLRAGSLAELRSPALTRSGAQPAQV; this is encoded by the coding sequence GTGAGCACGTCGCCCCAGACCAGCGCCCTCCCCGCGTCAGCCCCCTCGGCCCAGGGCGTGGACGCCCGCGGGGTCCTCGCCGTGGTCGACGCCCTGGAGGCCCACCCCCACGTCGACCCCCACAGCCTCGTGGTGGTCCGCCACGGCCACGTCGTGGCCCGGGGCTGGTGGGCGCCGTACACCGCCGAGCAGCCGCACCTGCTGTACTCGCTGAGCAAGAGCTTCACCGCCACGGCGCTGGGCATGGCCGTGGCCGACGGGCTGCTGTCCCTCGACGACCGCCTCGTGGAGGTCCTGCCCGGACTCGCCGGCGCGGCGACCAGCGAGCGCTCCCGCTCGCTGACCCTGCGCCACCTCGTGGGCATGGGCAGCGGTCACCTCACCGAGACCTGGGACCGCGCGCAGGCCGCCGACCCCGACGAGCCGCTGCGCGGCTTCCTCGGCCTCGAGCCCGAGCGGGAGCCGGGCACCGTCTTCGCCTACAACCAGCCCTGCACCTACGCGGTCGCCGCCGCCGTGCAGCACGTCCGCGGCGAGACACTGCTCGAGCACCTCCGCCCGCGCCTGTTCGAGCCGCTGGGGGTGGCGGGCGCCGAGCGCTTCGGCTGGCAGCAGCACCCCGAGGGCCGCGACCTCGGCTTCACCGGGCTGCACGCCACCACCGACGCCGTCGCGGCCCTCGGGGTGCTGCTCCTGCAGCGCGGCCGCTGGGGCGGTGAGCAGCTGCTGCCGGCCGAGTGGGTGGAGCAGGCCTCGCGCGCCCACCTGCCCACCCCGCACGAGCCCGCACCCGACTGGCGCCAGGGCTACGGCTTCCAGCTGTGGCGCTCCCGGCACGGCTTCCGGGGCGACGGGGCGTACGGGCAGTTCATGCTCGTGCTGCCCGAGCACGACGCCGTCGTCGCGATCACCAGCGACACCCCGGACATGCAGGCGGTGCTCGACGCCGTGTGGACCCACCTGCTGCCGGCTCTCGACGACGACGGGCGCGGCGACGCCGCCGCCGACGACGAGCTCGCGCAGCGCCTCGCCGCGCTGGCCCTGCCGCCGGCCGAGGGGGTGGCCGAGCCGGCCGACGGGCGCCGCTGGGACGGGCTGGTGCTGACCCCGTCGGAGGTGCTGCGCCCCGGTGATGCGGCGCTGCGCGACGTGCGCGTCGAGCGCCGCGACGACGGCTGGTGGCTGGCGGTGCGGGAGTCCGCCGCCCCCGCGGGGGACGGCGCCGTCGCGACGGGCCAGCAGGTGGGCGCCGGGTGGTGCTTCGAGGTCCCCGTCGTCGGCGGCGAGTGGCGCCTGCTGGACGCCCCCGTGCCGGGCGACCTGGGCCGGGTCGGCGGCGGCGTGGGAGGCGGCGCGGTGCCGCTCGCGGTGAGCGGCGGCTGGGTGGAGGCGGCGGACGGGGCGGAGTCGCTGCAGGTGGAGGTCCGCTTCCTGCAGACGCCGCACCGGCTGGTCGTCAGCGGCGAGGCAGCCTCAGCGAGCCTGCGCGCCCGCTGGGTCACCCCGCCGCTGCGGGCCGGATCCCTCGCCGAGCTGCGCAGCCCGGCGCTCACCCGCTCCGGAGCGCAGCCCGCTCAGGTGTAG